In bacterium, a single genomic region encodes these proteins:
- a CDS encoding transposase gives MQYIGIDIHKRYTFYTQMDALGQIQRQGKLTNSRETLAEFFGKVAEPARVVIEASMNWYHLYDLLEDLDIPVTLAHPLRTRAIVEAKVKTDKVDSTILAHLLRTDLVPAAYIPPREIRDLRELLRYRAALVKLQTMVKNRIHAILLKHGYQCPYTDAFGRRGRQWLSALSLRPVYQQALGGFLSVLDTLKTQIQAAAHTIDQEAEATPVVEQLCTLPAAPGDAKRALCRIVGWRDGTNDRGRIGVTTYDRQELN, from the coding sequence ATGCAGTACATCGGGATTGATATTCATAAGCGCTACACTTTCTACACACAGATGGATGCGCTGGGGCAGATTCAGCGACAGGGCAAGCTGACCAACAGCCGCGAAACATTGGCCGAGTTCTTCGGGAAGGTAGCGGAACCGGCGCGCGTCGTGATCGAGGCCAGCATGAACTGGTACCATCTTTACGATCTGCTCGAAGATTTGGATATCCCAGTCACGCTGGCGCATCCTCTCCGGACGCGGGCTATCGTTGAAGCGAAGGTGAAGACCGATAAAGTGGATAGTACAATCCTCGCGCATCTGTTGCGGACCGACCTCGTCCCTGCAGCATACATCCCGCCCCGGGAGATCCGGGATCTGCGCGAGCTCCTGCGCTACCGAGCCGCCCTGGTCAAACTCCAGACCATGGTCAAGAACCGGATCCACGCCATTCTCCTTAAGCATGGGTATCAATGCCCCTACACTGATGCATTCGGGCGGCGAGGCCGGCAATGGCTGAGTGCGCTCTCTCTGCGGCCCGTCTACCAACAGGCGCTCGGTGGTTTCCTGAGCGTCCTCGACACGCTCAAGACCCAGATTCAAGCGGCCGCGCATACCATCGACCAAGAAGCCGAAGCGACCCCGGTCGTCGAGCAGCTCTGCACTCTGCCAGCGGCTCCAGGGGATGCCAAACGGGCGCTCTGCCGGATTGTAGGGTGGCGGGATGGCACAAACGATCGTGGCCGAATAGGAGTCACCACCTACGATCGCCAGGAGCTAAATTAG